In Hyperolius riggenbachi isolate aHypRig1 chromosome 10, aHypRig1.pri, whole genome shotgun sequence, a genomic segment contains:
- the LOC137537291 gene encoding oocyte zinc finger protein XlCOF22-like, protein MRGFFLCYTFFMHTLDVDQALRNVTVGTCKSDVQRSHTGEKPYSCAEGGKCFGSKTELVHEGSHSCKKPYSCAECGKCFVWKSRLVMHVRSHTGEKPYSCAECGKCFVYSNDLVRHVRSHTGEMPYSCDECGKCFVWKSHLVMHVRSHTGEKPYSCAECGKCFVYSNDLVRHVRSHTGEKPYPCAECGKRFVKKSQLDSHERSHTGEKPFSCVECGKCFGDRSNLVRHERCHTGEKSYSCADCGKWFSQQSSLVRHERSHAGEKAYSCAECGKCFGTKGILVTHKKSHTGEKPYSCAECGKCFSQKSNLRCHTGEKPYSCAECGKWFSQKSHLVSHERSHTLEKPYSCAECGKCFKRRPQLVRHERSHMGDK, encoded by the exons atgaggggattcttcctctgttacacattcttcatgcacactcTGGACGTGGATCAGGCCCtacgcaatgtaactgtgggtacatgtaagagtgatgtgcag agatctcacactggtgagaagccctattcatgtgctgagggtGGGAAATGCTTTGGGTCTAAAACAGAGCTTGTACATGAGGGATCTCACTCTTgtaagaagccttattcatgtgctgagtgtgggaaatgttttgtatggaaatcacgTCTTGTCATGCatgtgagatctcacactggtgagaagccctattcatgtgctgagtgtgggaaatgttttgtatataGTAATGACCTTGTCAGACATGtgagatcccacactggtgaaatGCCCTATTCAtgtgatgagtgtgggaaatgttttgtatggaaatcacatcttgtcatgcatgtgagatctcacactggcgagaagccatattcatgtgctgagtgtgggaaatgttttgtatataGCAATGACCTTGTCAGACatgtgagatctcacactggtgaaaagccctatccatgtgctgagtgtgggaaacggtTTGTGAAGAAATCGCAGCTtgacagtcatgagagatctcacactggcgagaagcccttttcatgtgttgaatgtgggaaatgttttggagacagatcaaatcttgtcagacatgagagatgtcacactggtgagaagtcctattcatgtgctgattgTGGGAAATGGTTTTCACAGCAATCatctcttgtcagacatgagagatctcatgcTGGTGAGAaggcatattcatgtgctgagtgtgggaaatgttttggaactaAAGGAATACTTGTCACACATAAAaaatctcacactggagagaagccctattcatgtgctgagtgtgggaaatgtttttcacagaaatcaaatctt agatgtcacactggagagaagccctattcatgtgctgagtgtgggaaatggttttcaCAGAAATCgcatcttgtcagtcatgagagatctcacactttagagaagccctattcatgtgctgagtgtgggaaatgtttcaaacgGAGGCCgcagcttgtcagacatgagagatctcacatggGCGATAAATAA